The Denitrificimonas caeni genome has a segment encoding these proteins:
- the guaA gene encoding glutamine-hydrolyzing GMP synthase, producing MAAQDIHAHRILVLDFGSQYTQLIARRIRGIGVFCEIHPFDVSDDVIREFNPRGIILSGGPESVHAENSPRAPQLIFDLGIPVLGVCYGMQTMAQQLGGQVAGSNIREFGAARVEVVAQSVLLNGLRDAATASSAQGLDVWMSHGDKVTALPAGFTVTASTGSCPIAAMEDASRNYFAVQFHPETTHTSQGLEILSRFVLDICGCAALWTPANIVDDAIAKVREQVGDRKVLLGLSGGVDSSVVAALLHKAIGDQLTCVFVDHGLLRLHEGDQVMRMFADNMGVKVIRVDAEKRFLDLLKGESDPEAKRKIIGRTFIEVFDEESTKLEGIDFLAQGTIYPDVIESAAVKGGKATMIKSHHNVGGLPEDMKMELVEPLRELFKDEVRKLGVELGLPHDMVYRHPFPGPGLGVRILGEVTKEYADLLRQADHIFIEELRKAGWYEKTSQAFAVFLPVKSVGVVGDARRYAWVVSLRAVETIDFMTARWAHLPYELLETVSGRIINEIEGISRVVYDVSSKPPATIEWE from the coding sequence ATGGCTGCTCAAGATATTCACGCCCACCGCATTTTAGTTTTAGATTTCGGCTCACAGTACACCCAGCTGATTGCGCGTCGTATTCGTGGCATTGGCGTGTTCTGCGAAATTCACCCCTTTGATGTCAGTGACGATGTGATTCGCGAATTCAATCCGCGCGGTATCATTTTGTCCGGTGGCCCTGAGTCTGTGCATGCAGAAAACAGTCCACGCGCGCCGCAGTTGATCTTTGATCTGGGTATTCCAGTGTTGGGTGTGTGCTATGGCATGCAAACCATGGCGCAGCAGTTGGGTGGCCAGGTTGCAGGCTCGAATATTCGCGAATTTGGTGCCGCGCGTGTTGAGGTGGTGGCCCAGAGCGTGCTGCTCAACGGTTTGCGTGATGCTGCTACCGCCAGTTCTGCGCAAGGCTTGGATGTATGGATGAGTCATGGTGACAAGGTTACTGCGCTACCAGCGGGCTTTACTGTCACGGCGAGTACGGGCAGCTGTCCAATTGCCGCTATGGAAGATGCCTCGCGTAATTATTTTGCTGTTCAGTTTCATCCAGAAACCACGCATACCTCTCAGGGTTTAGAGATTCTGAGTCGTTTTGTTTTGGATATTTGTGGCTGTGCTGCACTCTGGACCCCAGCCAATATTGTCGATGACGCCATTGCTAAAGTGCGCGAACAAGTGGGCGATCGTAAAGTGTTGCTCGGCTTATCTGGCGGAGTGGATTCATCGGTGGTTGCTGCTTTATTGCATAAAGCCATTGGTGATCAGCTCACTTGCGTATTTGTTGATCATGGCTTGCTGCGTTTGCACGAAGGCGACCAAGTGATGCGCATGTTCGCTGACAATATGGGCGTTAAAGTGATTCGTGTTGATGCAGAAAAGCGCTTTTTAGATTTACTCAAAGGCGAGTCTGATCCAGAGGCAAAACGTAAGATCATTGGTCGCACCTTTATTGAAGTCTTTGATGAAGAGTCGACCAAACTGGAAGGCATAGATTTTCTGGCACAGGGCACTATTTACCCTGACGTAATCGAGTCTGCTGCGGTTAAAGGCGGTAAAGCAACGATGATCAAGTCACACCACAACGTGGGTGGCTTGCCAGAAGATATGAAAATGGAATTGGTTGAACCACTGCGTGAGCTGTTTAAAGACGAAGTGCGTAAGCTCGGTGTGGAGTTGGGGCTACCTCACGACATGGTCTACCGTCACCCTTTCCCGGGGCCAGGTTTAGGTGTGCGTATCCTTGGTGAAGTGACTAAAGAGTATGCCGACTTATTGCGTCAAGCAGACCATATTTTTATCGAGGAGCTGCGTAAAGCCGGTTGGTACGAGAAAACCAGTCAGGCCTTTGCCGTGTTCTTACCAGTTAAATCGGTCGGCGTGGTTGGTGATGCGCGCCGTTATGCTTGGGTTGTATCCTTGCGCGCGGTGGAAACCATCGACTTTATGACCGCCCGTTGGGCGCATTTGCCTTATGAACTGCTCGAAACAGTGTCTGGTCGTATTATTAATGAAATTGAAGGCATTTCTCGGGTGGTATACGATGTGTCGAGCAAGCCACCAGCGACTATTGAGTGGGAGTGA
- a CDS encoding IS91-like element ISVsa3 family transposase: MPHVAARTASRDRDTGRYQSHRPEQTLLYQIVDEYYPAFAALMAEQGKELPGYVQREFEEFLQCGRLEHGFLRVRCESCHAEHLVAFSCKRRGFCPSCGARRMAESAALLVDEVLPEQPMRQWVLSFPFQLRFLFASRPEIMGWVLGIVYRVIATHLVKKAGHTHQVAKTGAVTLIQRFGSALNLNVHFHMLFLDGVYVEQSHGSARFRWVKAPTSPELTQLTHTIAHRVGRYLERQGLLERDVENSYLASDAVDDDPMTPLLGHSITYRIAVGSQAGRKVFTLQTLPTSGDPFGDGIGKVAGSSLHAGVAARADERKKLERLCRYISRPAVSEKRLSLTRGGNVRYQLKTPYRDGTTHVIFEPLDFIARLAALVPKPRVNLTRFHGVFAPNSRHRALVTPAKRGRGNKVRVADEPATPAQRRASMTWAQRLKRVFNIDIETCSGCGGAMKVIACIEDPIVIKQILDHLKHKAETSGTRALPESRALAASAVRRAGCMIMSSRTALPIIPTPR, encoded by the coding sequence ATGCCTCATGTGGCGGCCAGGACGGCCAGCCGGGATCGGGATACTGGTCGTTACCAGAGCCACCGACCCGAGCAAACCCTTCTCTATCAGATCGTTGACGAGTATTACCCGGCATTCGCTGCGCTTATGGCAGAGCAGGGAAAGGAATTGCCGGGCTATGTGCAACGGGAATTTGAAGAATTTCTCCAATGCGGGCGGCTGGAGCATGGCTTTCTACGGGTTCGCTGCGAGTCTTGCCACGCCGAGCACCTGGTCGCTTTCAGCTGTAAGCGTCGCGGTTTCTGCCCGAGCTGTGGGGCGCGGCGGATGGCCGAAAGTGCCGCCTTGCTGGTTGATGAAGTACTGCCTGAACAACCCATGCGTCAGTGGGTGTTGAGCTTCCCGTTTCAGCTGCGTTTCCTGTTTGCCAGCCGGCCCGAGATCATGGGGTGGGTGCTGGGCATCGTTTACCGCGTCATTGCCACGCACCTGGTCAAGAAAGCGGGCCATACCCACCAAGTGGCCAAGACGGGCGCGGTCACCCTGATCCAGCGTTTTGGATCGGCGCTCAATCTGAATGTTCACTTCCACATGCTGTTTCTCGACGGTGTGTATGTCGAGCAATCCCACGGCTCAGCGCGTTTCCGCTGGGTCAAGGCGCCGACCAGCCCAGAGCTCACCCAGCTGACGCACACCATCGCCCACCGGGTGGGTCGCTATCTGGAACGGCAAGGCCTGCTGGAACGGGATGTCGAAAACAGCTATCTGGCCTCGGATGCGGTGGATGACGACCCGATGACACCCCTGCTGGGGCACTCGATCACTTACCGTATCGCTGTCGGTTCACAGGCGGGGCGAAAGGTGTTCACTTTGCAAACTCTGCCGACCAGTGGTGATCCGTTCGGTGACGGGATTGGCAAGGTAGCCGGGTCCAGCCTGCACGCCGGCGTGGCGGCCAGGGCCGATGAACGCAAGAAGCTCGAACGGCTGTGCCGGTACATCAGCCGCCCGGCGGTATCCGAGAAGCGGCTGTCGTTAACACGAGGCGGCAACGTGCGCTACCAGCTCAAGACGCCGTACCGGGACGGCACCACGCACGTCATTTTCGAACCATTGGATTTCATTGCAAGGCTGGCCGCCCTGGTACCGAAGCCCAGAGTCAACCTAACCCGCTTCCACGGGGTGTTCGCACCCAACAGTCGGCACCGGGCGTTGGTCACGCCGGCAAAACGGGGCAGGGGCAACAAGGTCAGGGTGGCTGATGAACCGGCAACACCAGCACAACGGCGAGCGTCGATGACATGGGCGCAACGGCTCAAGCGTGTTTTCAATATCGACATCGAGACCTGCAGCGGCTGCGGCGGCGCCATGAAAGTCATCGCCTGCATTGAAGACCCTATAGTGATCAAGCAGATCCTTGATCACCTGAAGCACAAAGCCGAAACCAGCGGGACCAGGGCGTTACCCGAAAGCCGGGCGCTGGCGGCTTCGGCTGTAAGGCGCGCGGGCTGCATGATTATGTCGTCAAGAACGGCTCTGCCGATCATCCCAACGCCGAGGTGA
- a CDS encoding phosphoribosylanthranilate isomerase, with amino-acid sequence MPAKIKICGISTPEALDATIAARADYAGLVFYPASPRAVTSNVAGALTSRAAGQIAMVGLFVDADDAVIADALVAAKLNALQLHGSESPERVAQLRARFGKPVWKALPVASASDVARAAAYAGAADLILFDAKTPKGALPGGMGLAFDWSLLAGYRGALPWGLAGGLNPTNVAEAIARTGAPLVDTSSGVESAPGVKDTDKITNFAFAVRLA; translated from the coding sequence ATGCCCGCGAAAATCAAGATTTGCGGGATCAGCACACCCGAGGCGCTCGATGCGACCATCGCGGCGCGGGCGGACTATGCCGGGTTGGTGTTCTATCCAGCGTCGCCCCGTGCGGTTACGTCGAATGTCGCGGGCGCTTTGACATCGCGCGCAGCTGGCCAGATCGCCATGGTCGGTTTGTTCGTCGATGCGGATGATGCTGTCATCGCCGACGCACTGGTGGCAGCCAAGCTGAACGCGCTGCAGCTGCACGGTTCGGAATCGCCCGAACGCGTGGCCCAGTTGCGCGCGCGGTTTGGCAAGCCGGTGTGGAAGGCGCTGCCCGTCGCCAGCGCCAGCGATGTCGCACGCGCCGCAGCCTATGCCGGGGCGGCGGACTTGATCTTGTTCGACGCCAAGACCCCCAAAGGCGCGCTGCCCGGCGGCATGGGGTTGGCGTTCGACTGGTCGCTGCTGGCCGGATATCGCGGTGCCTTGCCGTGGGGGCTGGCAGGCGGGCTAAATCCGACGAATGTTGCCGAGGCGATTGCGCGCACCGGAGCGCCGCTGGTCGATACCTCCAGCGGCGTCGAAAGCGCGCCGGGCGTCAAGGATACCGACAAGATTACCAATTTCGCCTTTGCGGTGCGCTTGGCCTAA
- the ble gene encoding bleomycin binding protein Ble-MBL codes for MADHVTPNLPSRDFDVTEAFYAKLGFATSWKDRGWMILQRGGLQLEFFPYPDLDPATSSFGCCLRLDDLDAMVALVNAAGAEEKSTGWPRFKAPQLEASGLRIGYLIDPDCTLVRLIQNPD; via the coding sequence ATGGCTGACCACGTCACCCCCAATCTGCCATCGCGCGATTTCGATGTGACAGAGGCGTTTTATGCGAAGCTGGGCTTTGCGACGAGTTGGAAGGATCGCGGCTGGATGATCCTGCAGCGCGGCGGTTTGCAGCTCGAATTCTTCCCCTATCCTGACCTCGACCCAGCTACGAGCTCGTTCGGCTGTTGCCTGCGGTTGGATGATCTCGATGCCATGGTGGCATTGGTGAACGCGGCGGGAGCCGAGGAAAAAAGCACCGGCTGGCCGCGCTTCAAAGCTCCGCAACTGGAGGCGAGCGGCCTGAGGATCGGCTACCTGATCGATCCCGACTGCACGCTGGTGCGGCTGATCCAGAACCCCGACTGA
- a CDS encoding subclass B1 metallo-beta-lactamase NDM-1: MELPNIMHPVAKLSTALAAALMLSGCMPGEIRPTIGQQMETGDQRFGDLVFRQLAPNVWQHTSYLDMPGFGAVASNGLIVRDGGRVLVVDTAWTDDQTAQILNWIKQEINLPVALAVVTHAHQDKMGGMDALHAAGIATYANALSNQLAPQEGMVAAQHSLTFAANGWVEPATAPNFGPLKVFYPGPGHTSDNITVGIDGTDIAFGGCLIKDSKAKSLGNLGDADTEHYAASARAFGAAFPKASMIVMSHSAPDSRAAITHTARMADKLR, translated from the coding sequence ATGGAATTGCCCAATATTATGCACCCGGTCGCGAAGCTGAGCACCGCATTAGCCGCTGCATTGATGCTGAGCGGGTGCATGCCCGGTGAAATCCGCCCGACGATTGGCCAGCAAATGGAAACTGGCGACCAACGGTTTGGCGATCTGGTTTTCCGCCAGCTCGCACCGAATGTCTGGCAGCACACTTCCTATCTCGACATGCCGGGTTTCGGGGCAGTCGCTTCCAACGGTTTGATCGTCAGGGATGGCGGCCGCGTGCTGGTGGTCGATACCGCCTGGACCGATGACCAGACCGCCCAGATCCTCAACTGGATCAAGCAGGAGATCAACCTGCCGGTCGCGCTGGCGGTGGTGACTCACGCGCATCAGGACAAGATGGGCGGTATGGACGCGCTGCATGCGGCGGGGATTGCGACTTATGCCAATGCGTTGTCGAACCAGCTTGCCCCGCAAGAGGGGATGGTTGCGGCGCAACACAGCCTGACTTTCGCCGCCAATGGCTGGGTCGAACCAGCAACCGCGCCCAACTTTGGCCCGCTCAAGGTATTTTACCCCGGCCCCGGCCACACCAGTGACAATATCACCGTTGGGATCGACGGCACCGACATCGCTTTTGGTGGCTGCCTGATCAAGGACAGCAAGGCCAAGTCGCTCGGCAATCTCGGTGATGCCGACACTGAGCACTACGCCGCGTCAGCGCGCGCGTTTGGTGCGGCGTTCCCCAAGGCCAGCATGATCGTGATGAGCCATTCCGCCCCCGATAGCCGCGCCGCAATCACTCATACGGCCCGCATGGCCGACAAGCTGCGCTGA
- a CDS encoding IS30-like element ISAba125 family transposase, which yields MEYIKLSYHHLNFEDRTALMLESRKEGFSARKFAELIKRHPSTIYRELKRNSINDVYQARYASDNTFARRRRGHRKLKIDSILWKFIVEAIRCLWSPQQIAKRLKTFPDLDQTMNVSHTTIYSTIRALPKGELKKDLLSCLRHENKKRKANGEPKKDSILQDIKTIHERPAEVQERKIPGHWEADLIKGKDNKSSIATLIERNTRLCILATLPDAKAESVRKALTEALKYLPAELRKTLTYDRGREMSEHKILEEDLGIDVYFCDPHSPWQKGTCENMNGLIRQYLPKGIDLNQADQHYLNQVAMSLNTRPRKALDWLTPLEKFAQLVDYHMAFETVAPHV from the coding sequence ATGGAGTATATAAAATTGTCATACCATCATCTTAACTTTGAAGATCGTACTGCATTAATGCTTGAGTCAAGAAAAGAAGGCTTTTCAGCCAGAAAATTTGCTGAACTCATTAAAAGACATCCTAGTACGATCTATCGTGAGCTTAAAAGAAATAGCATCAATGACGTTTATCAAGCTCGATATGCTTCTGATAACACCTTCGCTAGACGTAGACGTGGTCACAGAAAACTCAAAATCGATTCAATCCTCTGGAAATTTATTGTTGAAGCGATCCGTTGTTTATGGTCTCCTCAGCAAATAGCAAAGCGTTTAAAGACATTTCCTGATTTGGATCAAACAATGAATGTAAGCCATACAACGATTTATTCAACGATACGAGCATTACCAAAGGGTGAGTTGAAAAAAGACTTATTATCCTGTCTACGTCATGAAAATAAAAAGCGAAAAGCTAACGGTGAACCTAAAAAAGATTCTATATTACAGGATATTAAAACTATTCATGAGCGCCCAGCCGAAGTTCAAGAAAGAAAAATACCGGGTCATTGGGAAGCTGATTTAATTAAAGGTAAAGACAATAAAAGTTCGATAGCAACACTTATTGAACGAAATACACGGCTCTGTATCTTGGCAACATTACCTGATGCAAAGGCAGAATCAGTGCGCAAGGCTTTAACTGAAGCTCTGAAATATTTACCTGCAGAACTGCGTAAAACGTTGACCTATGACCGTGGACGTGAGATGTCAGAACATAAAATACTCGAAGAAGATTTAGGCATAGATGTATATTTCTGTGACCCACATTCACCCTGGCAAAAAGGCACATGCGAAAATATGAATGGTTTAATTAGGCAATATTTACCTAAAGGGATTGATTTAAATCAGGCAGATCAGCATTATTTAAATCAAGTTGCCATGTCACTGAATACTCGTCCTAGAAAGGCGTTAGATTGGCTTACACCATTAGAGAAATTTGCTCAGCTTGTTGATTATCATATGGCTTTTGAAACTGTCGCACCTCATGTTTGA
- a CDS encoding APH(3')-VI family aminoglycoside O-phosphotransferase, with product MELPNIIQQFIGNSVLEPNKIGQSPSDVYSFNRNNETFFLKRSSTLYTETTYSVSREAKMLSWLSEKLKVPELIMTFQDEQFELMITKAINAKPISALFLTDQELLAIYKEALNLLNSVAIIDCPFISNIDHRLKESKFFIDNQLLDDIDQDDFDAELWGDHRTYLSLWNELTETRVEERLVFSHGDITDSNIFIDKFNEIYFLDLGRAGLADEFVDISFVERCLREDASEETAKIFLKHLKNDRPDKRNYFLKLDELN from the coding sequence ATGGAATTGCCCAATATTATTCAACAATTTATTGGAAACAGCGTTTTAGAGCCAAATAAAATTGGTCAGTCGCCATCGGATGTTTATTCTTTTAATCGAAATAATGAAACTTTTTTTCTTAAGCGATCTAGCACTTTATATACAGAGACCACATACAGTGTCTCTCGCGAAGCGAAAATGTTGAGTTGGCTCTCTGAGAAATTAAAGGTGCCTGAACTCATCATGACTTTTCAGGATGAGCAGTTTGAATTAATGATCACTAAAGCGATCAATGCAAAACCAATTTCAGCGCTTTTTTTAACAGACCAAGAATTGCTTGCTATCTATAAGGAGGCACTCAATCTGTTAAATTCAGTTGCTATTATTGATTGTCCATTTATTTCAAACATTGATCATCGGTTAAAAGAGTCAAAATTTTTTATTGATAACCAACTCCTTGACGATATAGATCAAGATGATTTTGACGCTGAATTATGGGGAGACCATAGAACTTACCTAAGTCTATGGAATGAGTTAACTGAGACTCGTGTTGAAGAAAGATTGGTTTTTTCTCATGGCGATATCACGGATAGTAATATTTTTATAGATAAATTCAATGAAATTTACTTTTTAGATCTTGGCCGTGCTGGGTTAGCTGATGAATTTGTAGATATATCCTTTGTTGAACGTTGCCTAAGAGAGGATGCCTCGGAGGAAACTGCTAAAATATTTTTAAAGCATTTAAAAAATGATAGACCTGACAAAAGGAATTATTTTTTAAAACTTGATGAATTGAATTGA
- a CDS encoding aminoglycoside O-phosphotransferase APH(6)-Id, protein MFMPPVFPAHWHVSQPVLIADTFSSLVWKVSLPDGTPAIVKGLKPIEDIADELRGADYLVWRNGRGAVRLLGRENNLMLLEYAGERMLSHIVAEHGDYQATEIAAELMAKLYAASEEPLPSALLPIRDRFAALFQRARDDQNAGCQTDYVHAAIIADQMMSNASELRGLHGDLHHENIMFSSRGWLVIDPVGLVGEVGFGAANMFYDPADRDDLCLDPRRIAQMADAFSRALDVDPRRLLDQAYAYGCLSAAWNADGEEEQRDLAIAAAIKQVRQTSY, encoded by the coding sequence ATGTTCATGCCGCCTGTTTTTCCTGCTCATTGGCACGTTTCGCAACCTGTTCTCATTGCGGACACCTTTTCCAGCCTCGTTTGGAAAGTTTCATTGCCAGACGGGACTCCTGCAATCGTCAAGGGATTGAAACCTATAGAAGACATTGCTGATGAACTGCGCGGGGCCGACTATCTGGTATGGCGCAATGGGAGGGGAGCAGTCCGGTTGCTCGGTCGTGAGAACAATCTGATGTTGCTCGAATATGCCGGGGAGCGAATGCTCTCTCACATCGTTGCCGAGCACGGCGACTACCAGGCGACCGAAATTGCAGCGGAACTAATGGCGAAGCTGTATGCCGCATCTGAGGAACCCCTGCCTTCTGCCCTTCTCCCGATCCGGGATCGCTTTGCAGCTTTGTTTCAGCGGGCGCGCGATGATCAAAACGCAGGTTGTCAAACTGACTACGTCCACGCGGCGATTATAGCCGATCAAATGATGAGCAATGCCTCGGAACTGCGTGGGCTACATGGCGATCTGCATCATGAAAACATCATGTTCTCCAGTCGCGGCTGGCTGGTGATAGATCCCGTCGGTCTGGTCGGTGAAGTGGGCTTTGGCGCCGCCAATATGTTCTACGATCCGGCTGACAGAGACGACCTTTGTCTCGATCCTAGACGCATTGCACAGATGGCGGACGCATTCTCTCGTGCGCTGGACGTCGATCCGCGTCGCCTGCTCGACCAGGCGTACGCTTATGGGTGCCTTTCCGCAGCTTGGAACGCGGATGGAGAAGAGGAGCAACGCGATCTAGCTATCGCGGCCGCGATCAAGCAGGTGCGACAGACGTCATACTAG
- the aph(3'')-Ib gene encoding aminoglycoside O-phosphotransferase APH(3'')-Ib has translation MNRTNIFFGESHSDWLPVRGGESGDFVFRRGDGHAFAKIAPASRRGELAGERDRLIWLKGRGVACPEVINWQEEQEGACLVITAIPGVPAADLSGADLLKAWPSMGQQLGAVHSLSVDQCPFERRLSRMFGRAVDVVSRNAVNPDFLPDEDKSTPQLDLLARVERELPVRLDQERTDMVVCHGDPCMPNFMVDPKTLQCTGLIDLGRLGTADRYADLALMIANAEENWAAPDEAERAFAVLFNVLGIEAPDRERLAFYLRLDPLTWG, from the coding sequence TTGAATCGAACTAATATTTTTTTTGGTGAATCGCATTCTGACTGGTTGCCTGTCAGAGGCGGAGAATCTGGTGATTTTGTTTTTCGACGTGGTGACGGGCATGCCTTCGCGAAAATCGCACCTGCTTCCCGCCGCGGTGAGCTCGCTGGAGAGCGTGACCGCCTCATTTGGCTCAAAGGTCGAGGTGTGGCTTGCCCCGAGGTCATCAACTGGCAGGAGGAACAGGAGGGTGCATGCTTGGTGATAACGGCAATTCCGGGAGTACCGGCGGCTGATCTGTCTGGAGCGGATTTGCTCAAAGCGTGGCCGTCAATGGGGCAGCAACTTGGCGCTGTTCACAGCCTATCGGTTGATCAATGTCCGTTTGAGCGCAGGCTGTCGCGAATGTTCGGACGCGCCGTTGATGTGGTGTCCCGCAATGCCGTCAATCCCGACTTCTTACCGGACGAGGACAAGAGTACGCCGCAGCTCGATCTTTTGGCTCGTGTCGAACGAGAGCTACCGGTGCGGCTCGACCAAGAGCGCACCGATATGGTTGTTTGCCATGGTGATCCCTGCATGCCGAACTTCATGGTGGACCCTAAAACTCTTCAATGCACGGGTCTGATCGACCTTGGGCGGCTCGGAACAGCAGATCGCTATGCCGATTTGGCACTCATGATTGCTAACGCCGAAGAGAACTGGGCAGCGCCAGATGAAGCAGAGCGCGCCTTCGCTGTCCTATTCAATGTATTGGGGATCGAAGCCCCCGACCGCGAACGCCTTGCCTTCTATCTGCGATTGGACCCTCTGACTTGGGGTTGA
- the sul2 gene encoding sulfonamide-resistant dihydropteroate synthase Sul2: MNKSLIIFGIVNITSDSFSDGGRYLAPDAAIAQARKLMAEGADVIDLGPASSNPDAAPVSSDTEIARIAPVLDALKADGIPVSLDSYQPATQAYALSRGVAYLNDIRGFPDAAFYPQLAKSSAKLVVMHSVQDGQADRREAPAGDIMDHIAAFFDARIAALTGAGIKRNRLVLDPGMGFFLGAAPETSLSVLARFDELRLRFDLPVLLSVSRKSFLRALTGRGPGDVGAATLAAELAAAAGGADFIRTHEPRPLRDGLAVLAALKETARIR; encoded by the coding sequence ATGAATAAATCGCTCATCATTTTCGGCATCGTCAACATAACCTCGGACAGTTTCTCCGATGGAGGCCGGTATCTGGCGCCAGACGCAGCCATTGCGCAGGCGCGTAAGCTGATGGCCGAGGGGGCAGATGTGATCGACCTCGGTCCGGCATCCAGCAATCCCGACGCCGCGCCTGTTTCGTCCGACACAGAAATCGCGCGTATCGCGCCGGTGCTGGACGCGCTCAAGGCAGATGGCATTCCCGTCTCGCTCGACAGTTATCAACCCGCGACGCAAGCCTATGCCTTGTCGCGTGGTGTGGCCTATCTCAATGATATTCGCGGTTTTCCAGACGCTGCGTTCTATCCGCAATTGGCGAAATCATCTGCCAAACTCGTCGTTATGCATTCGGTGCAAGACGGGCAGGCAGATCGGCGCGAGGCACCCGCTGGCGACATCATGGATCACATTGCGGCGTTCTTTGACGCGCGCATCGCGGCGCTGACGGGTGCCGGTATCAAACGCAACCGCCTTGTCCTTGATCCCGGCATGGGGTTTTTTCTGGGGGCTGCTCCCGAAACCTCGCTCTCGGTGCTGGCGCGGTTCGATGAATTGCGGCTGCGCTTCGATTTGCCGGTGCTTCTGTCTGTTTCGCGCAAATCCTTTCTGCGCGCGCTCACAGGCCGTGGTCCGGGGGATGTCGGGGCCGCGACACTCGCTGCAGAGCTTGCCGCCGCCGCAGGTGGAGCTGACTTCATCCGCACACACGAGCCGCGCCCCTTGCGCGACGGGCTGGCGGTATTGGCGGCGCTGAAAGAAACCGCAAGAATTCGTTAA
- a CDS encoding malate:quinone oxidoreductase: MSKSIPEQADVVLIGAGIMSATLGTFLKELEPNLNIVAFERLNDCAQESSDADNVKYLKQRYRQISAHH; this comes from the coding sequence ATGAGTAAATCTATACCTGAACAAGCAGATGTGGTCTTAATTGGCGCTGGTATAATGAGCGCCACCTTAGGAACATTTCTGAAAGAGCTAGAGCCCAATCTAAATATAGTCGCATTTGAAAGACTCAATGATTGCGCTCAAGAAAGCTCAGATGCCGACAACGTGAAATACCTTAAGCAGCGTTATCGTCAGATATCTGCCCACCATTAG